The sequence below is a genomic window from Aureispira sp. CCB-E.
ACGATCTCCACTACTGTCTATAGATACCCCAATAATCCGCCCAGGAATTTGGCGTTTAAAATCATCCTTTGTTGCAAAGTAAGCAGCGTGAGGACCACCAAAGCCCATTGGCACACCAAAACGCTGTGTATTTCCAACCACAGCATCTGCCCCCCATTCTCCTGGAGGTGTCAACAATGCCAAACTCATTAAGTCCGCAGCTACAATAGTATGTATTTTATTGGCTTGCGCTTTTTCTACAATTGCCTTATAGTCAACCACCTCCCCGTTTAAGTCAGGATATTGTAATAATATAGCAAATGTTTTATCTGTTATCTCAAAAGTATCTGTTAGAACGACCTCAATATCCAATGGTTCAGCCCTTGCATAAATAACATCCAAGGTTTGAGGGTATATTTTTTTAGAAACTAAGATTTGATTGGCCAAATCTCCTTTTGCACGCTTGTTTTTATTGTTATAAAACATGTACATAGCCTCTGCCGCAGCAGTTCCTTCGTCCAACAAAGAAGCATTTGCTATTGGCAAACCTGTTAAATCACTCACCATAGTTTGGAAATTCAACAATGCTTCCAAACGACCTTGTGCTATTTCTGCTTGATAAGGCGTATAAGGAGTATACCAACCAGGATTCTGAAAAACGTTTCTTAAAATAGCAGGAGGTGTAATCGTTGGGTAATATCCCAAACCAATGTATGATTTAAACACCTTGTTCTTGGCGGCTACTTCTTTAAGCATGTTCAAGTAATCAAACTCTGACATAGCTTCAGGAAGATTTAACTCTTTTTTATAACGAATATTAGACGGAACCGTTTCCTCTATTAGTTGCTCTAAAGAGTCTACACCAATAGTTGCTAACATATCTTTTAATGCTTCTTTATTGGGGCCCAGATGACGATTCACAAAACGATCAGGATGCTGAATATCAAACATTTCCGACAAACTTTTTTAGATAAAAAATACAAGTTGATTGATACAACTCTTTTGTTAATTTGCTTCGCTCTTATAGCGAGGTCTTGTATTCTATTATGAGTACACAAGGTACTACTTTTTAGATTCAAAAGTTAAGTAGATTGAAAAATTATTTACACCTTAATAAAAAGAAGTGTATATTTCCAATCACTAATTTTGCCTTGAAACAAAAAAAAGCAGATTCAGTTGTTGATTTGAGCATCATTTTTGTTTATCTTAGCTGTATGAAACATTTTCTATTGATAATATATAGTGTTTATTTTACTTGTTTAATGGTTGTGCCTTGCAATCACACCTTGCTATATACTAAAGTCATGGAAAATATAGTAGGCATAGACATGCACGAAAAATGTACCCATACAACGGTTGTGACCAATGAAAATCACCACCACCACGATGAAGGTTCTAACCACCATCACGCTTGTACTCCTTTTTGTGCTTGTGGCATTAGTCATTTTATACTAAACATCCCTAGCTTCCAAGCTATTGACGCCTCTAATCTCCCATTTAATGGCAACACACAAAATTTAGAACCAACAGAATGGGCAATGCCTACCGACAATTACAAACAACTCCTCTCTAAAGACATTTGGCATCCTCCCCAAGTAGTCTAACAGCAATTCCAATAATTAATACACTATACACTAACTAGGAAATATTTCAAGTAGAGAACATCCCAATTACGCCTCAAAACGAGGTTGTTAATTCGGTTTTGTCATGCTACTTGTCGTCTATAATCTCACTTGTATACTTCTTATCAAACAACATAGAAGGAGATAAGTTATTGTGTATTTATCCATGGAGTTTGCTGCTATCCAACTCACAATGTTGTACTCTATTTTCCTCTAAGTTTGATTGTAAAAACCTTGAAGGACTCGTATCTAGTCGTAAATGTTCACTAAAACTAGACTTATGCGTTATCCTCCAAGCCTTAATAACAACAATCGAGGAATAATGCAACAAAGTATAATACTAACATACAATTATTAAAAATAACACTTTGGGCTACCAATTGTGCTAGTCATCTGCTACTGTACTACATCGTCATCAGATTACAAATTGGGCAACATCAGGTATTTCAAAGTGTCAAAATATCATTTATAACATGAAATTATTCATCCTGCTACTAATGGTAGCTAGCTGGTTATTCATAACAGGTTGCCATTCTCACGATCATGAAGGACATGATCATGATCACAGTGGTCACAACCACGATGCACACGAAGGGCATAATCATGGACCAGAATTAGAGGTCATCACCTATACATTATGGGAAGGCAACACCGAATTATTTGTTGAGTTTGCGCCTTTCATTATAAATAAAACCAACTCTATACGAGTCATTTTAACAACCCTAGATGGTTTTCAGCCGCTTTCATCAGAACTAAGTATCCATATTAATAATGGTCCAAAGTTACCCAGTCAAAGCATCTCTAAAGGTATCTATGAAGCACAATTGAGTTTTTCGAACGCTGGTCAACACAAACTAATCTTTGTTGTTGGCAAAGAAGGAAACAAACGCTCTTTGGTTCTTAATAACATCCCTGTATTCGAAAACGAAGAAGCCGCTTTTCAAGGAACGCATCCCAATGCAGACCCGACAGGAAGTATTAGCTATCAACGTCAAGAAGCATGGAATAATTTATTTGATGTGGAAACGGTTCAACAAAGACCTGTTGGAAATGTCGTTCACACCTCAGGGATTATAGAACCTTCTACCACTGATTTATCGACATTGGTTGCCAAACGAGATGGAGTTGTCAATATTCGCAAAAAAAATCTAACCTCTGGTACAGCAGTCCGCTCAGGAGAATTGCTTTTTACAGTGACAGGAAAGGGAATCATGGAGGATGACTTAGAGATGAATTTTATAAAAGCACAATCGAATCTTGATCGCCAAAAAGCCAACTTGGATCGCAAAAAGAAGCTTATGGACGATAATATTATTGGTCAAAAAGAATACGATCAAGCTTTAAATGAATACGAATTGGCGCAAGCAGAGTTTGACAACATTAAGAAATTATTCAACAAAGGAGAAAAACGCCATTTGGTGACCACTTCTACCACAGGCTTTGTATCTCAATTATTGGTACAAGAAGGGCAATTTGTCAAAGCAGGACAGCCTCTTGCCTCCATTCTTAAAACAAGTCGAGTGCAAATTAAAGTAGATGTCTCCCCACGTTATCGTTCGTTATTACCCACCATCGTAGATGCTAATTTTGTCAATCCTTATACCGATAGAGCTTATTCAATGTCTGACTTGGAGGGGAAAGTTATTTCCTTTGGTCGAATGACCAGCCATGCAGAAGGACATTACATTCCACTATATTTTGAGATTAACAATCATCCTGATTTATCTCCAGGAGCTATGGTGGAAGTTTTTTTAATGACACAAGCCAATACCAAGCGCCTAACGGTTCCTGTCTCTGCTGTCCTCGAAGAAATGGGAAGCTATGTAACTTTTGTTCAAAAGAGTGCTGAAAGTTATGAGAAGCAAGTGGTAGAAATTGGTGTTAATGACGGTAAAGTAGTCGAAATTTTATCTGGACTATCTCTTAACGACAAAGTAGTTACCAAAGGTGCTTTGCAAGTAAAATTAGCCTCTATGGCTGGAACGGTGGATCCACACGCTGGTCACAATCACTAACCATCATAAACGCGGCAACAGAAACTAAGGAACAATCCATGGGGTATGCTGCCACGTTCTCAACAATAAATCAAAATTAGATGTTAAATATAATTATAAAAAATGCGCTGCACAATCGAGCTGTTGTGTTGGTCATCGCAGTCTTGCTAATGTTAGCAGGTGCTTGGGTTACCACACAGGTAGATGTAGACGTATTTCCTGACTTAACTGCTCCGACTGTAACGGTCATGACAGAAGCGCATGGCATGTCTGCCGAAGAAATGGAACGATTGGTTACATTCAAACTAGAAACCGCCTTAAATGGTGCCCCCAATGTTCGACGCATTCGCTCGACTTCTTCCTCTGAACTTTCTAGTGTTATTGTAGAATTTGATTGGGGAACGGATATTTATCGTGCTCGGCAAATTGTCAACGAGCGTCTTGGAACCGTACAATCTGATTTGCCAGACAAGGTCAAAACACCAGTCATGGCACCAATCGCCTCTATTATGGGAGAAATTCAGATGATCGGTATGTCTTCCGACTCTCTATCTGGAATTGAAATGAATACCTTAGCCAATTGGTATATCAAGCCTCGTTTATTGGCCGTTGAAGGTGTTGCCAAAGTTATTATTTATGGAGGTCAAGAAAAAGAGTATCAAGTATTGGCTTCTCCTGCCAAAATGAAGTTGCATCATGTTTCTTTAGAAGAACTATACCAAGCAATTGAACAATTAAATCACAATGCCTCTGGTGGTTATTTAGAACAGTATGGCAAGCAATATTTAATCTCTGGCAAAGGTAGAATTCGCTCTATTCAGGAGATCGAAGAAGCCTTTGTTAAAATGGAAGGAGAAGTAGCTATCCGTGTTGGAGACTTGGCTGATGTCAAAATTGGAGGCGCCCCCAAGTTAGGAAATGCTTCGATCAATGGTCAAGATGCGTTAACCTTAACCATCCTAAAACAACCTAGTGCCAACACCCTAAAATTAACTCAAGAAATTGACAAAACAGTCCAAGAGATTGCCAAAAATTTGCCTACCTCTGTTGAGTTAAACCCAGCACTATTCAAACAAGGGGATTTTATCGAAAATTCTATTAATAACTTACAGCGTGTTTTATTGGAAGGTATTTTCTTTGTTATTTTAGTCCTCTTCTTGTTTTTAATGGAATGGCGAACGACCTTGATTTCCGTTATTACCATTCCTCTATCGCTACTCACAAGTATTTTAGTATTATACTGGACAGGTTTTTCTATTAACACCATGACTTTGGGTGGTTTGGCTATCGCCGTTGGTGTATTGGTAGACGATGCTATTGTGGATGTTGAGAATGTTTATAAACGGCTGCGTCAAAATGCCATCTTGCCCATTGATCAACAACGCAGTAAACTAACGATTATCTATGAAGCGACATTTGAAGTCCGGTCTTCTATTCTGAATTCTTCTTTGATTATTATTGCTTCTTTCTTGCCCTTGTTCTTCCTTAGTGGAGTTGAAGGACGTCTTTTACAGCCTTTAGGGATCGCTTTTTTAATCGTTATTGTCGTTTCTTTATTGGTAGCAGTTGCCATTACACCTGCCCTATGTAGTGTCTTACTCAAAACAGATGCCCAAGCAGAGGAAACAGAAACACAAAAAATCAACTACAATATTGTTATTCGCAGCTTAATGCGTCTGTATAACAAGGTTTTGAAGCTAAGCTTAAACCGTTCTTATGTTGTATTAGGAGTTGCATTTGTTTTGTTGGTTATTTCTATTGTTACAATGTCTAGTTTAGGTCGTTCCTTTTTGCCTGATTTCAATGAGGGCTCTTTGACCATCTCTGTAGTAGTACCTCCTGAAACGTCTTTAACAGAAACCAATAAAATTGGAACAAAAGTAGAACAACTATTATTAGAAATACCAGAAGTAGACTTGGTAGGTCGCCGTACTGGTCGTGCATCAATGGATGAGCATGCTCAAAGTCATTATGCCTCTGAAATTGAGGTTCCTTTAAATATGAAGGAGCGTTCTAAAAGTGAAGTATTGGCAGATATTCGTGCCAAAATTGGGGCACTACCTGGAGTCACCATTAACATTGGTCAACCCATCTCACATCGAATCGACCACATGATTTCTGGTACTCGTTCTAATGTTGCTATTAAGTTATTTGGAGAGGATTTAACCAAAATGTTCCAAATTGGCAATGAGATCAAACAGAACATTAGTTCTATTGATGGAATTGTGGATGTTAACTTGGATCAAAAGACAGAAATTCCTCACATTTATATCTATCCTAAACATGAAATGTTAGCTCGTAGTGGCATTAGTATAGAGCAATTTGCCAATTTTATTGACATGGCTATTGGTGGAAAAACAGTAGTCCAAGTATACGAAAATCAGCGTAGCTTTAATTTAAAATTGCGTTTGGAAGAAAAAGCAAGGGACAAAATCGAAAAACTAGAGCACCTCTTGATTGAGAACTTTGAAGGGGATAAAATTCCTTTTGGTAAAGTAGCTCGAATTGTATCCAACAGTAGTCCTGAGCGCATTAGTCGAGAAAATGTACACCGAAAACTAGTCATTGCCACGAATGTTGCCAACCGAGATTTAAAAAGTGCTGTAGAAGAAATTCAAGCTACCATCGCTCAAAATGTACAGCTCCCCGAAGGTTATCACCTAGAATATGGTGGTCAGTTTGAGAACGAGCAAAAAGCAACGAGTATGCTCTTGTTAACTTCCTTGTTTTCTTTAGTTATTATTTTCTTCCTCATCTTACGAGAATTCAAAGAATTCTGGCTGTCTATTATTATTCTCACCAACCTACCTTTGGCTTTAATTGGAGGAATTTTTATGATTTATTTTGATTCTGGAATTATCTCTATTGCCAGTACCATTGGTTTTATTAGTTTATTTGGAATTGCAACCAGAAATGGAATGTTACTCATTTCAAGGTATCAAGTTTTGTTAGAAGAAGGCAAATCGCTAAAAAAAGCCATTGTAGAAGGCTCCTTGGATCGACTCAACCCTATTTTAATGACAGCTACTACGACTGGACTGGCTCTAATTCCTTTGATCTTAGCTGGAGGGCAGGCAGGAAATGAAATCCAAAGCCCTATGGCTGTTGTCATAGTAGGGGGACTTGTTTCTTCTACCCTACTCAACTTAGTAGTCGTTCCTTGTACTTTTTATTTACTAAAACAAAAAACACATGCATAGATTTATTTTGATAACAACACTCTTTGTCATAATGTGTTGGCGTTTAAATGCGCAAAGAGTTATTAGCTTAGAAGAAGCAATCGAACAAGTCAAAACACAACATCCAACGATCTTGCAACAAGATTTATATATCCAACAACAGCGCATCTTGAAAGATGCAGGCAAAAATCAGCCTTTCTTAAGTTTGGGGTATAGCATGGAAGAACTTGGTGCTGCTGGAACTGGTGTGCATGCCCTTTATGCACAACAAGATTTCAACATGCCTCAGGTTGCCAAACGAAAATCAGTGTATCAAGAAGCGCTCGCGCAAACAGGCGAATGGCAAAAGGTTGCGACCCAAAAACAACTGGAGCGATCGGTTGCTGCTTTGTATCAGCAATTGTTATTTTTAAAAAGTCAAGAAGGGCTTAACAAAGAATTGTTGATCGTTTATGATAAAATCGAAACCATTGCCAAAAAACGAGCAAAAGTTGGCGAAACTGGAGCAATTCCGTTGATCACAACACAATCTGCCAAACAACAAATTGAATGGCAACAAATGAATTTGGAACAAGACTATACCAACCAATTGATTTTGCTTCAACAAATATTAATGGATAGCTCCATCATTGACGTAGCTGACACTTCATTAACTCCTTCCTCGTCGAGGATTGCGCCAATCAATTTGGACAAACATCCTTTGGTCGAGCAAATCCATCAAAGTAAACTAGCAAATGATTTGCAGAGTGAAGTAATTGAAAGTCAATTACTACCTCAATTATCAACAGGCATCCAACTACAAGTAGCAGAGGGAACATTTCCTAACTTTGGAGGTCAAATTGGTTTGAATGTTCCTTTATTTGCCAAAGGGATTAAGGCACAGGTTCAAGCTAATACCTTAAATAGTAGAATGCTAGAACAACGCAAAGTTTGGCAATTACAACAATTGCAAAGTCAGCAAAAAATAGCGGTACAAAACATTCGGTTATTAACCAAGCAACTAAGCTACTTTGAAACGGTTTTGCTGCCAACATTACAACAACAACAAGCTCTCAATCAACAGGCATTCTCTATTGGAGAATTAGATTATTTGAATGTCCTTCAAGGTTTGGAGCAAATTATAGAAGTTAAAAGGCGTTACCTACAACTTGTTTTGCAATTGAATTTGGCATGGGTAGATTATAATTATTTATTAGAGTCATAACACTTAATTGCCTCTATTCTAAGACTCCAAAAAGTAGACAATAGCCCACTAAAAGTAATATCAAAAGAATGCTTTTAAGTGGGCTATTTTGTAATAACGTTCTACAAAAACTAGCTTTTCTACCAATTCTTAAGTACATTTAAAGTACCTTAATCAAACACTATATAAACTGCTGTTGAACGGAACGACAATGCCCAATCAATTACATTTTTACACAAAGTACAGCAAAGAAAAAATCAAAATATCCGACAAGCCGATGGCTAGTGGTGGTGAAGGGGCTATCTATGCCATTGCAAGTCCTCGTTCTTACCGACATTTGGTGGCTAAAATTTTCTACCCCAACAAACGAACAAAAGAACGGGAACAAAAAATGCAATACCTGTTAGAGCATCCGCCAATTCACTTTGCCAAAGGACAACATTCGTCTATTGGATGGGTACAAGATCTAGTGTACAAAGACAACCGATTTTTGGGTATTTTATTAATAAAAATAGCAGGAAAAAAGCTCACCAAGCTAACCTTAGCCAAACTACCTCGCCGTGCAGATAAAGCTTGGCAACGTTTTTCGTTTCAAGATCCCAATGCACTTCAACTCCGTTTGCGTACTTGCTTTAATTTGGCGGTTGCTATTTATCAAATTCACAAAAGTGAACAATATGTCTTGGTAGATTTAAAACCAGACAATATCTTGATGCAACCCAATGGTTTATTGGCAATTGTAGATATGGATTCGGTTGAAGTCATCAAAGATGGCAAAACAATTTTTTCGGCTCCAGTGGCTACTCCAGAATACACTCCACCAGAACACTATACCAATCCTCGAACAACAATTCATGAGACATGGGATCGGTTTAGTTTGGGCGTTATTTTTTATCAGTTGCTTTTGGGGTTGCATCCCTTTGCTGCGTCCTGCCATCCTCCTTATGATAATTTAGTAGGTCTCCACGACAAAATTCAACATCATTTATATGTTCATAATGCTGATAAAAAAGCATCTTTTAAAGTTATTCCTCCCCCACATCAACATTATCATCAGCTGCCTATTCCTGTACAGCAGTTGTTTCAAGCTTGTTTTGAGAATGGGGCAAAAAATCCTTTTGATAGACCGAGTGCGCTGGATTGGTGTAGTACCTTAGCAGAATTATTAGAATTGCCTTTTGATATTGCTGCGGATAAGGTTCCTAAAATCGACATTCCACCTTCTGATTTGTATTTTGAACCAGCCAACTATGTACCTGCCCTCGATTTAAATTTAGATTATACCCCCTTAGATATTCGCATTCCCTCCCTCCCTCCTATCAAAGAGGGACTGTCCAATTCCTTGGCGCATCAATATCCTAAAATAGGACTCAATACGCAGAATCGTGCCTATGACTTGCTTTTGAAAGCATATCAACAAAGCATACAGTTGCAACGCAACAAATTAATGATGGGCTTGCTGCTTTTGTGTGTTCTATCAGGAATTATCTATTTTTTTCAAGGATTGTTGTTAATAGGGTTAATTCTATTTTGCGTTATCTCTATTCACTTTTTCTTTGTCAAGAATCACGATATCATTCAAGCTGTAGGCAAAACGGTATCATCCAAAATAAACCACAACTTATACGTTGAGCACGATGCTTTATTGCGAACAAAAAAACAACAAGAGCTTCAACATCAACAGCAAGTCGTAAAATTGCATGAGAAACAAAAAATGTTGGAGCAGTATCTTCAACAAATACAACATACTCAAAATCTTGTGGAGCCAATCAAAATAGGTTTGATCAAACAAGAAAAAATAAAACAAGAAGTAGCACAATTTAATCACTGGATCAAGAGTATATTAAAACCAATTTTGGAAAAGGCTAGACAACAAGAGTGGAGTCAAAAAGATGCAATTAGAAAGCAATTTGTCAAACAATTTAAACAAATCAAATCAACGGGGCGTCAATTGGAAAAAGACAATACCCATCATCAATTTAAGAGCAAAAAAAGGATTGATCTTTTAAAGAAGGAATTAGAACAACTCAACGCTGAAAAATCCGTTAGTGCCCAACAGTTAGACGAAGATTATACGCAAAAAATAAAGCAAATTCACGTTGATTCGTTTTCTCAATTCAAAACCCATTGCGATGCTATTAATCAACAACTTGCACAAGACCTAAAATCACTCCAACAGGATTTACATCCTATTGCGTTTAATCATCCTAAGTATGCTTCTTATACACAGCAACAGAAAATACTTTTGTCAAAATTGCACAAACAGATGAAAAAACACCTAATTACTAAAGAAAAAGTACTAAAAGCAGCTAAGAAGAAAGTCGGCAGTAAGTTTAACTCTCAATACAAACCTGCCTTAAGATTACTGGCAACACCCTTGGATGGAACGGCGCTTAATTTTGCTTTGTTCGAATATCAAAAACAGTATCAAAAAATTCAAGCAGCCATTTCAAAATTGGGGCTTTCCATTCCGTCCGTTAATGCCATTCTATTAGCTAGTGCTTATAATACTCAAACATCAACACCTATTGTCATTGAAAAAGCCAGCTTGGGACATACTACCAATTATACGCTGCGTCATCGCCAAAAAAAAATAAAATCACATTACGATAGTATGATGCGTGCTTTTGATGCTGTACACAAAGCTCTTGATTGGTTACTCCAGTATCCTCCACTATCTGAAGATAGTGGATTCATGGAACATTGGGTCGATTCTGTAAAAGAACATCTACTAACGATAGAAATAGATCTTGAACAATACACAGAGCTCCAAATGGCTTTCTTCTCAGCGGCAAAAATTTTTCAAACGACTACCATGATGGAAAGTTACCTTTATCATCAACAAGCCATTGACGAATTAAAAGCAGCTTATGAAGCTAACTTAAACAAAGTCGTAGAGAATTTGCTTCCTCAAGAAACTATTAACAGAGCAAAACAAGAAAAAAAATTACAAGATGAATGTTCACAAGCATTGAATGCATACAGTCAATCTTGGTTACAAGAAAAAGAAACTTCTATTCAAACTCTAACACAAGCATATCAAGAGGCTCAACAAAAGCTACAAAAAGATTGGGAAGTTAAAAACGAACAATTGCACCAACAGTTGATACAAGAACAACAGCATTGGGAACAATTAGAAAAGGATTATAACGACAAGCAAGAAGCGCTCAATCAAGAAGAAACACTACTTATTAAACAATATGAAGAAGATTTAATAGCTGTTCAATCCAAATCTGAAGCTGTTTATGACAAATACAAACAAGCTTATGACAAAGAATACGCTTCCCTTGAACAAGCATTTCATCAATATGCTCATAGCCATCAAAATACCATTCACCATATTAAAAATCATAAGAAAGAATACAAAAAAGGCCTAGTAAATCTTGATAAATTCAAACAACAACAGGTACAACTAGAAAAATTAGGTCGTGCGCTTACCTCTATAGAACACAAAACGCTGCACACAGAGGAAGAAAAAATTAAAATAGAGACATTGATACAATGGAAAGAAAGTTATCGAACCAAAATTTACATTAAAGACCTGTTGTTCAACCGCCTAGAACAGCTAGACGACAAGCAAACCGATTACAAGTCATAAGATTGAAACAGGCGTATTGAGCAAAAAACTGTTTTTTGTGTATTCTATGCCTCATTACTGCGTGCCAGTCGCAATGAATTAGGCAACATCGCCAAAACCCAACAAAACACTCATAATCAATCAAATAAAAGATAAATCTCTATATTTTCATCAAAAAACTAAAAAATCCGTGTAGTATTAATTATCTATCCTTTATATTTAAAGAATAAATCCCTACTCTGTGCCTTTACACCTACAACGAATCATGAACGAATAGAATCCTAATGTCTAACAAACTACACTTTTATACTAAATATAGTAAGGAGAAAATAAAAATTTCTGACAAGCCTTTTGCCAGTGGTGGAGAGGGAGCAATTTATGCCATTGCTAGCCCAAGAACGTATAGTTATATGGTTGCTAAAATCTACTATCCTGAAAAACGTACAGCAGAACGGGAGGCAAAGATGCAGTATTTGATGCAGCACCCTCCGATTACATTTAGTAAAAATCAAGCTCCTTCTATTGGTTGGGTGCAAGATTTAGTGTATAAAGACAAGCAATTTATTGGTATTTTGTTGCTAAAAATAGAAGGCAAAAAGCTCACAAAATTAACATTATCCAAGCTTCCTCGCAAAGCCGATAAGGCTTGGCAACGGTTTGCATTTCAGCAACCCAATGCTCTCAAACTTAGATTGCGCACTTGCTTTAATCTAGCCGTTGTTATTCATCAAATTCATGCAAGCGGTCAATATGTCTTGGTAGATCTAAAACCAGATAATATTTTGATGCAACCCAATGGTTTGTTGGCAGTTGTAGATATGGATTCGGTTGAAGTCATCAAAGATGGCAAAGCAATTTTTTCGGCTCCTGTAGCAACGCCCGAATATACACCTCCAGAGCATTATAAAGGACCTAGAGGAACCATCTTAGAAACTTGGGATTATTTTAGTTTGGGCGTTATTTTTTATCAATTATTATTAGGCTTACATCCTTTTGCTGCCTCTTGTCATTCTCCTTATGAAAATCTAGTTGGTCTTAATGACAAAATTGAGAATGATTTGTATGTGCATCATAGCCAAAAGCAATCATTTTTTAAAGTAATCCCTCCTCCTCATAAGCAATTCCTCCACATACCTAAAGAGGTACAAGAGTTGTTTCAAAATTGCTTCGAATATGGTGCCCAAGACCCTTCGTTTCGTCCTTCGCCAGCAGATTGGTGCAATACCTTGGCAGATTTACTAAAATTACCCTTTACTAAAATTCCTAAGAATACCATTCCACCATCTAATTTATATTTTACCCCCAATAGCTTACTGAATCGATTATCCATTGCACTTCCTGCTTTGCCAGCA
It includes:
- a CDS encoding TolC family protein, with the protein product MHRFILITTLFVIMCWRLNAQRVISLEEAIEQVKTQHPTILQQDLYIQQQRILKDAGKNQPFLSLGYSMEELGAAGTGVHALYAQQDFNMPQVAKRKSVYQEALAQTGEWQKVATQKQLERSVAALYQQLLFLKSQEGLNKELLIVYDKIETIAKKRAKVGETGAIPLITTQSAKQQIEWQQMNLEQDYTNQLILLQQILMDSSIIDVADTSLTPSSSRIAPINLDKHPLVEQIHQSKLANDLQSEVIESQLLPQLSTGIQLQVAEGTFPNFGGQIGLNVPLFAKGIKAQVQANTLNSRMLEQRKVWQLQQLQSQQKIAVQNIRLLTKQLSYFETVLLPTLQQQQALNQQAFSIGELDYLNVLQGLEQIIEVKRRYLQLVLQLNLAWVDYNYLLES
- a CDS encoding efflux RND transporter periplasmic adaptor subunit yields the protein MKLFILLLMVASWLFITGCHSHDHEGHDHDHSGHNHDAHEGHNHGPELEVITYTLWEGNTELFVEFAPFIINKTNSIRVILTTLDGFQPLSSELSIHINNGPKLPSQSISKGIYEAQLSFSNAGQHKLIFVVGKEGNKRSLVLNNIPVFENEEAAFQGTHPNADPTGSISYQRQEAWNNLFDVETVQQRPVGNVVHTSGIIEPSTTDLSTLVAKRDGVVNIRKKNLTSGTAVRSGELLFTVTGKGIMEDDLEMNFIKAQSNLDRQKANLDRKKKLMDDNIIGQKEYDQALNEYELAQAEFDNIKKLFNKGEKRHLVTTSTTGFVSQLLVQEGQFVKAGQPLASILKTSRVQIKVDVSPRYRSLLPTIVDANFVNPYTDRAYSMSDLEGKVISFGRMTSHAEGHYIPLYFEINNHPDLSPGAMVEVFLMTQANTKRLTVPVSAVLEEMGSYVTFVQKSAESYEKQVVEIGVNDGKVVEILSGLSLNDKVVTKGALQVKLASMAGTVDPHAGHNH
- a CDS encoding efflux RND transporter permease subunit, with amino-acid sequence MLNIIIKNALHNRAVVLVIAVLLMLAGAWVTTQVDVDVFPDLTAPTVTVMTEAHGMSAEEMERLVTFKLETALNGAPNVRRIRSTSSSELSSVIVEFDWGTDIYRARQIVNERLGTVQSDLPDKVKTPVMAPIASIMGEIQMIGMSSDSLSGIEMNTLANWYIKPRLLAVEGVAKVIIYGGQEKEYQVLASPAKMKLHHVSLEELYQAIEQLNHNASGGYLEQYGKQYLISGKGRIRSIQEIEEAFVKMEGEVAIRVGDLADVKIGGAPKLGNASINGQDALTLTILKQPSANTLKLTQEIDKTVQEIAKNLPTSVELNPALFKQGDFIENSINNLQRVLLEGIFFVILVLFLFLMEWRTTLISVITIPLSLLTSILVLYWTGFSINTMTLGGLAIAVGVLVDDAIVDVENVYKRLRQNAILPIDQQRSKLTIIYEATFEVRSSILNSSLIIIASFLPLFFLSGVEGRLLQPLGIAFLIVIVVSLLVAVAITPALCSVLLKTDAQAEETETQKINYNIVIRSLMRLYNKVLKLSLNRSYVVLGVAFVLLVISIVTMSSLGRSFLPDFNEGSLTISVVVPPETSLTETNKIGTKVEQLLLEIPEVDLVGRRTGRASMDEHAQSHYASEIEVPLNMKERSKSEVLADIRAKIGALPGVTINIGQPISHRIDHMISGTRSNVAIKLFGEDLTKMFQIGNEIKQNISSIDGIVDVNLDQKTEIPHIYIYPKHEMLARSGISIEQFANFIDMAIGGKTVVQVYENQRSFNLKLRLEEKARDKIEKLEHLLIENFEGDKIPFGKVARIVSNSSPERISRENVHRKLVIATNVANRDLKSAVEEIQATIAQNVQLPEGYHLEYGGQFENEQKATSMLLLTSLFSLVIIFFLILREFKEFWLSIIILTNLPLALIGGIFMIYFDSGIISIASTIGFISLFGIATRNGMLLISRYQVLLEEGKSLKKAIVEGSLDRLNPILMTATTTGLALIPLILAGGQAGNEIQSPMAVVIVGGLVSSTLLNLVVVPCTFYLLKQKTHA